TCCTCAAATGattctaattaattattaatagaaCTGATATTAAATAAGTCTTTCTACTCCCTAGAGTCATTTTCCTGCTAGTCCAGCAAGGGATGAGGTTCTGAGAACCAACTGACCATAGACTAGAACAAAGCCCAAGCTACTTCAGATTAATCCATTTGTCAATAAGCAAAAGCCCTTGTGTGAAATGAATGGATTAGGATGTGAGCATTGATATGCATCTCAGTATCCATAAGAGAATATCTGATTtggttctttgttgttgtttttttatcttCTCACAGAGACCAAATGACCCAAAGACTGTGGAAAACATACTGACCCTCTTAGACCTAGACTTAAATGGACAGGTTGATTTTCAAGAATACCTCTTGTTGGTGTTCCAGTTGGTCCAAGCCTGCCACCGAAAGCTAGGTAAGAAGTCATGTGGTCACAGAACCTCCCAGCAGGAAGAGGGGCAAGAAGTAACCCAAGACACGGGCAGAACACACAGGCAGAAGCACGAGGGAGAGAGGCAGAACCCCTTCCACCCACAGTCTGAGAGACAAAGTCAGGATGCCCAACACGATCAGTCTGAGAGAAAAGATAGGGATTTCCATCATGGTCCAACTGAGAGACAGGGCCAGGACTTCAGCTATGATCAGTCAGAGAAACAAAATAGGGATTCGGACCATGGTCAGTCAGAGGGACAAGACAGGGATTCCTATCATGGCCAATCAGATCAATATGAAAGACAAGGTCAAGATTCTGACTGTGGTCAAACACTGAGTCATGAGTCTAGCACTGGCCTGCCAAAAGAGCAAGAATACATTTTTGCTTGCAATCTATCTGAGAAACCAGTTCAGTATTCTCACTACGGTCAGTCTGAAAGGCATGAACAACAATCAAGCTGTGGCCAGTCTGGGAGACTCAGACAAGACTCTcactctagccagagcaaccAACAGGAATCCGATTCTCAAAGTAGACAATCTGGGGAGCTGACTGAGGAATCAAGCTATGGTTGGACAGACAGACAAGGACAGAGTTGTCACTAtggccagacagacagacaaagacAAAGTTCTCACTAtggtcagacagacagacagggtcAGGGTACCCACTAtggtcagacagacagacaaggaCAGAGTTCCCACTAtggtcagacagacagacaagcaCAGAGTTCTCACTATGGCCAGACAGACAAACAAGGACAGAGTACTCACTATGGCCAGATAGATAGACAGAGTTCTCACTAtggtcagacagacagacagggtcAGGATTCCCACTAtggtcagacagacagacaaggaCAGAGTTCCCACTAtggtcagacagacagacagggtcAGGGTACCCACTAtggtcagacagacagacaagcaCAGAGTTCTCACTAtggccagacagacagacaaggaCAGAGTACTCACTAtggccagacagacagacaaggaCAGAGTTCTCACTAtggtcagacagacagacagggtcAGGGTACCCACTAtggtcagacagacagacaaggaCAGAGTTCTCACTAtggtcagacagacagacagggtcAGGGTACCCACCAtggtcagacagacagacagggacaGAGTTCTCACTAtggtcagacagacagacagggtcAGGGTACCCACCAtggtcagacagacagacaaggaCAGAGTTCCCACTAtggtcagacagacagacagggtcAGGGTACCCACCAtggccagacagacagacaaggaCAGAGTTCCCACTATGGTCAGACAGACAGACCGGGTCAGGGTACCCACCAtggtcagacagacagacagggacaGAGTTCTCACTAtggtcagacagacagacagggtcAGGGTACCCACCAtggtcagacagacagacaagcaCAGAGTTCTCACTAtggtcagacagacagacagggtcAGGGTACCCACCAtggccagacagacagacaaggaCAGAGTTTCCACTAtggtcagacagacagacagggtcAGGGTACCCACCAtggccagacagacagacaaggaCAGAGTTCCCACTAtggccagacagacagacaaggaCAGAGTTCCCACTAtggtcagacagacagacaaggaCAGAGTTCCCACTAtggccagacagacagacaaggaCAGAGTTCCCACTAtggtcagacagacagacaaggaCAGAGTTCCCACTATGGCCAGACAGCCAGACAGGGACAGAGTTCCCACTAtggccagacagacagacagggtcAGGGTTCCCACTGTGGTCAGTCACAGACTGGGGAAACTGAAATACTAGGACAAAACAGATGCTCCCAAGGGACTCGGGGAACAGGAAGAAGCTCAGATGGTGAACAGTCAGGAAAGTCGGGGAGAGGCAATCAGCAGAAGCAAAACCAGAGACAGGAGTtccagcccagggaggagcaaaAGCAGAACCTGCAGccttggaagcctgaggcagacAGCCAACACCACCAACACAAACTCCTAGGGCAAATCCAGCAAGAAAGGCCGCTTTGTCATGAAGGGCAATCAGGCAGGAGTGAGCAGAGCCACAGGCAGGTCCAGACCAGGCAAAGCCAGGACGAGGAGCAGAGCCACAGAGCAGAGGAACAGCGCCATCAACGCTGGGATAGACACAGCCGTGAGGGTCAGGAGGGCCCATGTGAGGCCCAGGATGGAAGGAGCCACAAAGAGGAAAAGCACCATCAGACAGAGGACAGACAGACCTCTGCAGACGAACAGAAGCGCCAGAGACAAAATAGACCAACTCACAAAGAGgatcaccaccaacaacaacaggATAAACAGAACCATGAGAAGACAGACAGGTACAAGGGGTCCCCAGGTCAACAATCCCAAGGACCCCAGCAAAGGTTTCCCAACAGAGAGAAATTCCACATGAACGAGGAGGACCACAGCCAAAGCTCCCAAGGGGGACGATTTCATCCAGCCCAAAGCCGTGGAAGGCTCCAGAAAAGTGAACAGGGTGGAGGTCACCCCACCAAGACTGCTAatgtccccaaccccttttaCGCCTACGTTCAAGAGCTGAAACGACACAACTACTAGGCTATGTGCAAAGTCAAAGAAGGCACCCCCAAGAAGGTCATCTTTGTTCTGTTTAAAAGTTGAAAAAGTCTATCTTCCTTCCATCTACCTGCAGGGATGCTTTTGAGAACTAGGATTCACTTTTTAGGCATTTCAGGCTTTTAAGCAGCAATCCTAGGATTTTCTGGTTGGGTGAAATCTAAGTAGTAAATGGGGTGAAAGAATCAACTCTTAATTTTGATCAATTTAGGGATTTAAATCATTTCTTGGTTGGCCCTCTGAACAAGTGAGACTTGGTTGGATCACTGAAAGATGGAACACTTCTCCGTAAAGTTCAGAAACAGGAAAACTACGCCAAAGATTTACATTACAACTAAAGAGAAGAAACTTGGGCTTGGGAGGGCTTGGGCTCGGGTGCATAAAACATCAGAAACTGCAAGCATCGCAGTCTAGACTAGAATGAACACCGTGAGAGGCTGCCAGGAGACCATCCAACGACACTGACATCCCCCACGCCCAGGCCCTACCCCTCACCAGAGGGAGTATCCATCAAGTGCCTGTCACAAGAACTGACTGAACCCATTCCAACTCAATGCCTTTCTAGTTTCcaatcacataaaaatagaaagcctATGTCATCTGTTTGCAGATCCCCAAAGGCTATGGATCCCCATGATCCATAGCTTCCAAGTCCCGAAAACCCTTCCCAACAAAATCGATGTGCAGACCCCAGACTTGTATTcaaatactcaataaatgatCGGTGAGCAATGACTTTGAtggcttttccttcttctctgtgGAACCATGTTATCTTTAATTGTGGGCCCTTTTCCAAGAATAAGACCTCATTTCCTGACTTCTGACTTTCTGGGCTGTGATAAAAATAAGGATCaacatgaaacaaataaaaaagagtcaAAAATGGAACTTATCTAAACATAGCTTTtggccccctcccccagcaagGAGTTACATTTGACTCTTACCCCTCATTCACGGCCACATTCAAAGGGTCACTGATTCTTGCCCATTCTGCATCCTCCATGACTTCTGAGTATCTTCTCACATCTCCATCTCCTCTTGCCTTAATCTTCTTTTTTCAGAGAAGCTCCCTGGTAACTCTATTAACTTATTAGCATGGCTCATGGACCCTTTACTCTCTGACCCAAGATGACCTTACTCAGCCCAATCTAATGAGAGGCCATTCCCAGGAGTATCCAGTGCTCCACTCATGCCAAGGACTTGGCCTTTTCTTAGTTCACTGCGGTCTTTCATGAATCCGTATCTTTAAATACAACATTCCATCATCCTGAGAAACCCCTCCCTGTTTTCAGCCTGGTCAAAACCCAGACATTCCTTGGGTACCCGTGAAGACATCACCTCTTTTGAGCAGCCTTCTTAGACACTCCAAGCAGTGATTTCTCCTCATTCCCACTCACTTCAGTTATAGCGTTTGGCCCATCTGTAAATTATCCTCCCTGCCAAACTGGGGATAAGACCACACCAGCTCAGCGTGGTACGGCTCAGCTCTTAGTGTAGCCACTGATGTTCAGTGGCCCTCAGTAACTgtttagaaatagagaaaatgattCTGGCCTCAGAATAAATTGAACtggatatttattgagcatcctcTGTACATAAAACACAGGATCAGACAAGAGAGACTAAATGAACCTCTTACAAAATTAGAgctcaataaataaatcagtaaccTTTTTAAGTAATTTCAACAAAAAGGATATTATGCGTAGAATAATGAGGGCTGGATTATTAGAAATCTGCAAGAAACTCCTGGGACTATTGAGTTCAATATATCACCTGAGCTATAATTCAGGATTCAGAAACCTAGGATCCTGAAGCTGCTGGCATTGCTACCAAAATTGCCTGCCAACAACCACACCTCTATAAAATTGCTTTCCAAAACAAACAGCCAAAATCATAGAATGATGACCTCTGACTCATTCTTACCTTTCAAATCTCATGCAAGCACatctaattggaaaaaaaaacattaatttgcATCCACAACTTGAGTTGTGAAGGAGCCTAGGAAAtatggaaggagaaaggagatgctgagagccactgGGTCATACTCTCTACAGAGAGAATATAACAATTTATCACAACAGTCCCCTCCCTCCAGGAAATCAAAATATAGTACGAGATACATGCATAGAAAACAACCTTTGTGCAAGGCACAACAACATCCTAGATTCAGGAAAATCACCTTGTGACACCAGGAAGAAAGAAGCAGCTACCCCTGGAAGGATTGAAAAGGACAGTCAAGGAGAAGGACCAGGATCCTGGAGAAAAGGTCTGTCCGGGACCTCAAGATCAATGGGAATTCCTGTGTCGGCTGCTGCTTCAAGGGCACATTTGTTAAGGAGTAAGATAAGTCTTCCTCTAGAATGTTCTCTACAGCTCAAACCCTCCCCAGCAAACTAAACCAAAGGGTGAAAATACAGTGAAAGGCCTCAAAATCTGGCAGTTGCTCAGGGCTCAGGAAGGCACCTGGTGGGTTACCACAGAGCTCAAGCAAACACCCAGGAGATATCCTTTCCTGTAACCATTCATTGTCCTCAAATCAAACTcatcagggctagggatgtgactcaatgattaagtacccctggactCAAttgctggtaaaaaaaaaaaaaaaaaaaaaaaaagatgaggagtAGAACCCTAGTTTACTACCTATGACCCAGTTATTTCATACCAATGCAGCgcaattcaaaatagccaagttatgggaACCAACCTAATTGTTCATTAACAGACAAATAGTGATAGATCCaacctgattttctcttaaaattaggagccatctcgccacaaagccatgaaaagctaattttggctttactataaatgactgcaaattctgaacctgcttcgactgcctgcccgtgccttgaactcacccatgcctggctctctgaccagatggcagccctctctgaaactttagtgaggcctcacaaatcttggccttccctggccagataccgaccctctctgaggctctagtgaccttcataaattctgatgccagaGCCAGCAAAAATGTTATGCttgtcagagttttgttatctgtaacccccctttgtgtaactttctggcctataaagctgggctgcaggaaagctgcggctgctgtcttgttcccgcggttttgggtgggagaggcagcccggccggtcgaaataatcagcttgctttaatttgattttaattggagtcagtggtcttttcttgcttcCTGGTCTAACAATagttaaagaaattgtgatacacacacacacacacacacacacacacacaatggagttgtaTTCAGtcctaaagaagaataaaatcacgTCATTTGCTgctaagtggatggaactggagaacatcacgataagtgaaataaagcagattcagaaagtcaagggttgaatgtttcaTCTCATATGTGGtatctagagaggaaaaaaaaagaaataaacgtgggatctcatgaaaacagaaggaagaccaacagagtaagggaagggggagggcaaAGGGAGGTCCTAGGGAATAAAACCATCCAAATTATGTTTTGTCCACGTATgactataccacagtgaatccgaCTTTGATAGATAATTATCatgcactatttttaaaaatcattagaagGAAGccaacagagtagaggaagaagatcaggcaaaagaggaggagaaggaaagggaaagtacgGGGGAACTAGATTGATTAAATTATGGTTTGTACATGTATAAATCTCTCATAATGAATCTCACTgtaatgtgtaattataatgcaccaataaaaaccaggaaaaaattaaaatgtaagccACATCACATGACTCCCTGCTAAAAATTCTGAGTAGTTTCCCTCTCTACTGAGAATAAATTCCAGTATCATTCCAGTATGTCTTCCTACGGTAAGGGGCCCTACCTACCAGACCTCACCTTTCACCACTCTCTTTTACAGTACTGTTTTCCTACCACTCGGGCCTTTTTCCATGATTCTAGCAAGACTTGCTAGTTCTTACTTGGAAGCCTTTGAACCAGGTATTTCTTTGTTCAGAAGAGTCCTCTCCATGACCATATGTGTTTGGCTCCTCATTTTATTCAGACCCTAACTAAAAAGGTTACCTCATCCAAGGAACTTTTTCTGATACTTGATCTAAAAGATCATCCCCCAATCACTCTTTATTTCATAACCCTCTTTCCTGATGTTGTTGTCCTTAGCATTTTCCACGGCTTATGTCTTGCTTTTGTGTCACTCATCTGTTGTCTTTTCCCCCATCTAGAATACAAAGTCCATAAGCATAAGGATCTTGTCTTGTTCGCTACTGTATCCCTGCATCCATGACAGCAGCTTGCCATGATGCATGTCCAATAAATACATGTTGATGGAATGCTCATAGAAGCCTTCCATGTTCTGGCTTCAGTGTACGCTTGCAACTCAGTTTCCCACAACGTCTATAGAATCCCACTTAATCAGACACCTTTCCAGCTTCCATATCTTTGCTTGTACCATTTCCTCCATTCAAATGGTCTCCTGATCTTCTAAATCCTACCCTGCTAAAATCCTACCCATTGCACTGATCGGCATACCTTCCAGGTCTATCACCAGTATAGAGCTCATCACATTGCACCAAAGTCAAGTCTAAACCCATCTGTTTCTGACCAAACTGTGAGATCCTAGAAAACAGAGATTGCATCTTATTCACCGCTGTATCTTTGGTACCAAGCACTGTGACTGGCCAATTATATGGGAAGAGACTGGGACTTAAATAAAAAGACCTGTTTATATTTAAGACCTTGCTCTATCACTTACCAATGTTATGATCTTAGAAAAATTTATctcaatatatattttgagataataaatacaaaaatgatttATGATCTGATAGCTTTTGCTTATTTATCTGTACaaagaatttgtttcttctttacatatttttaataggaACTTAATCAGGAAGCTCTTCAAGGAATCAAATTCAGGGGAATGGGCCAGGCTGGCAGCACatatttataatcccagctattctgtaatcccagtgactagggaagctaaaacaggaggatggcaagtttgaggccagccatagcaatttagcaagacactatctccaaataaaaaataaaaagggctgggggaatagccaaagcaatctcttaccctgcacaaaagccatttaaagtggatcaaagacttagaaattagaccagaaatgtATCAACTGCCAGTAGAAAACATAGCTTGTCAATACTTCAACATGTTGGCTCAGCACCTACTtccaaagctcaagaaataaaaccaagaatcagtaagtacgatgccatcaaattaaaaggcttctgcacagcaaagaaaataataaagagcatgaaaagagagcccacagaatgggataaaatctttgccagctactcctctgacagggattaatatccagaatatataaggaactccaaaAGCTGAACACCAGAAAgccaaataacccagttaataaatgggcaaaagaactgcagaaacttctcagaagaagaaacacaaatggccaacacatgtatgaaaaagtgttcaacgtCCCtagccaccagggaaatgcaaatcaaaactacactgagacctcatctcactccagtcagaatgacgacgatcaagaataaaaataatataataagtgCCGGCAAGCTTGTGGGAGAAAGATATATTCATACACcgttggtgggagtgcaaatgAGCACAACCACTGTAGGAAGCAGTCTGGGGGGAGAACTGTTAAGGtgtagatgtgaggtgtcccccaaaagctcatgtgtcagacaatgcaagaaagtttagaagtgaaatgattgggttatgggagcCTGAACCTAATCAGGGAATTAATCTCCCAATGGGATTGATTGGGTGGTAGCTGCGGCaagtagggtgtggttggaggaggtgggtcactagggggcAGGCTttggaggtatatattttgtctgtggtaaagggagagtctctctctctctctctctctctctctctctctctctctctgaatttgCTCCACGGGTGCCATGTTCCCAGGTGCTTTCTTCCACCTCCCTCTTCTGCCCTGATGTCCTGgctcacctcaggccctgaggaatggagtaaGCCATCTCTGGattgagacccctgaaactgggagcccccaaataacctttttctctttaaaaattgttcttgtcagatatattGGTcacagtagtaaaaaaaaaaaatctgactaaaacaggaaccatgatattgaaagggtaaagtttctaagctgcaaagcctgagttaaaatgtaaaggaccaggtattgttaagttcctctgctacacccagaacctgaaattcctgaggcagttaagacaacgccctactggccatttagcctagggccctgtgcagcttgtcacataggcatacagggcccgaaccaatcagtttgaatgtgtaccccgcttaggagtgaccaatcacccctgcccgacctgttcccgccaatgaatgtgctaatcatgtatgagagttgttgttcaattttcccgcgcctcatgctgatttgttctgatgtatacaaagcccccgccctccccaaaaagtgtacttaagctctgcttaacctctgctctgggctctgggctgctctcccttcttgagtgagcctggagcctcagtgcgctgaattggatcctcaataaatccccttctgcaattgcatgagtcagtctcttggtggtctcttcctccgcaGACCCTTACAATATGACtcatttatcccactccttggtatttattgtTGAACCACAAGgcaagaaaagaccaccgacTTCAATTTTacatcaaattaaagcaagcttgtattgtgtacacaaaagctGGCCAGCCACTGTCTCACCCAAAACCCAGGCCAGAGAacagcacccccagccctccaggaACAAGGTTTTCTAGCACACAAAGTTGCAAagaggggtgtcttgagaacttacagctgaaaggattttgacaagcataatacaaaggcagacaGCAGGGTAATGATCTACGTGGAATGATATTttaaggtagggagtaaattcagatcccaatgtcagaatttatgaggcaccgctaaggtttcagagagggttgttatctggtcaaggggagccaggatttatgaggcaccactgaggttttagagagggttgttatctgttCAAGGAGAGCCAGGCTTGGGTGAGTTCAGAGCttgggcaggaattccaaacaagtttagaaatctcagtaatttatagtaaaacagaaattgacTTTTTATGACTTTgtgacgagatggctcccaatcttcagatggaattaggctgggttcatcattATCCAGAAGAACCAAAACCAGCATACAATAGTGATATAGGCTCATCGATGTTTATggtaacacaattcacaatagtcaaaatatggaaccagcccaggtgcccattaCCAGATGAATGtattaagaaaatgtagtatatatatatgcacaatggagttggggtttgttggtttgtttgtttgaggtgctggggattggtaccttgtgcatgtgaggaaagcactctacccactaagctatatccccagcccctgcacaatgaagttttattcagccatagagaagaataaaatcacGCATTGCCAGTAAGCGGATAGAACCTGAGAACACCacgccaagtgaaataagccaaactcagaaagtcaaagattgaatgttttctttcatatgaggAAGCTGAGCAAAGTAAGGGGGTGGAGAACAAGGGAGGTCAGATATCATGAAGATAgaggggagatcagtggagtggaagaaggagattgaggggCAAGAaaagagggacaggaaagggagcaAATGTGGAGTGAATCTGACAACATTACCAGATGTGCACGTGTGGATGTATCACAGCGAAGGCCACCTTTATGGAtatcaccaattaaaaataaataaatgagtggaagGAACACGggtagagcagaggaaggagaataggaagaGTGAGGAGGGGAAGGATAGGGGGTGGGCACTGGGAACTGAAATGGACTAAATTAAATCCCATGCCTGTGTGATTATGCCACATGAATATTATTTTGACTATATTATGTATGACCatcatgcactaataaaaacaaaaagtaaaatgtctGGGACATCAGGCACactggctcacacctgtaatcccaaagactcctgaggctcaggcaggaagattgcagattcaaggccaacctcagcaatttagcaaaaccctaagcaacttagtgagaccctgtctcaaaagaaaaatggctaGGGAGGTATctccgtggtaaagcacccctggatttaattcctagtaccaaaataaaaagaggaaggagagtgaTCCCAATTGTAGTGGATGCTCCCATCCCACCCAACTTCAAATCACCacctgaaaaaaatttcaactgaACAGACTCTCCATCCCACCAcccctccttcctccaccctgCACCAACAGTCAGTACCCGTTGTCTGTTCTCCTGTTCACTTTGCTTTCACCCACCCCACCTTCTTCTGCCACCCCTTCAGATGTCCTGTGCCCCACTAAAACATTGCTGAACTTCCTCACTCTGAGAGCAAGAAACGTCCTCACGCGAGGACGGATGCCCAGGAAGCTGACCACAGGTCCTCTGGCTACCTAACGCTGCACATGTGTATTCCTGCCTGCGGGGCCACTTCAGTCCTCTTATCAAGGCTCTCCAGGCCCCAAACACCTCCCCACCAAGATGAAGATTTGAAACAGAAATTCTCCTGTTTTTCTGAAAGCTGGTATTGAATACAACCACTCCCCACAAACCCCATTTAAATAGGACCCCGGAGATGTGGTAAATTCCCCCAACACCAAACAACTTCTTGACTTGCAGGACCCCAGATTGTGAGCTTTCTATTTTCTTGGTCTTTAGAtactttcctccttcttctcccttgGAGTTCAAACCCAACATTTCCTATCTCTTAATTCCTTGAAATTTAAGTTTACAATGTGTCTCCTCCAATGCTCAGTCAGCGACAAACCCTTCTTTGTGTTAACAGAGCACCTCTCCTTTTGAATGTGGCTCTTGAGTCTTATTTTTTGTAAAGGAaccatttctttttcctattcttctCCTTCCTAACCTGGAGGCAGGGAACAAGATTCCCTTGAGTTATGCGAGCTCCACAGGATGGAGAGGTCTGCCAGAGGACCTAGGAAGTGAAGAACTCCCAGATAACAAGTGAATTCTAACACACCACCCGGGCGCCCTGGGACCCCCCACCCTCGGGTacacctggaatgtagccttgGAAAGAGGCTTTCTGCTCCATGCCCGATACTGGAAGGACAGGGAAAGAAAAGTCCAAGGACATTTCCCCTAAGCTTTTGCCATTTAAAATCCCAGGCCTCAGCCAGAGTGAAGGAACACAAAAGGAACTGGAACCTGACcggcaccccacccccaccctaatAGGTCAGCtggaccccaccaccaccctaaTGGGTCAGCTGGACCCCCACCCTAATGGGTCAGCTGATCCCAATATAATAAGCCCCAGGAAATTTCCTATTCACATTCCTGTCCCACCCTAAAGAATCAGCAGACCCCAATACAACAAAACCTATATAACCCTGACCCTTGTTTAGCCCGCTCCCATTTTCTGCCCCAAATGAGCCATGCCAGGTGTTCTCAGCAGCTGAGCTAATCAATCCAAGGGTTGCTTTCTGTCTTCGCGGTTAGGTCGGTGGTGGCGACTTGGTGGC
This genomic interval from Urocitellus parryii isolate mUroPar1 chromosome 11, mUroPar1.hap1, whole genome shotgun sequence contains the following:
- the Rptn gene encoding repetin, translated to MAELLNSILNVIKAFHMYAKENCTSLSKKELKQLLLTEFGDILQRPNDPKTVENILTLLDLDLNGQVDFQEYLLLVFQLVQACHRKLGKKSCGHRTSQQEEGQEVTQDTGRTHRQKHEGERQNPFHPQSERQSQDAQHDQSERKDRDFHHGPTERQGQDFSYDQSEKQNRDSDHGQSEGQDRDSYHGQSDQYERQGQDSDCGQTLSHESSTGLPKEQEYIFACNLSEKPVQYSHYGQSERHEQQSNRQGQDSHYGQTDRQGQSSHYGQTDRQGQGTHYGQTDRQAQSSHYGQTDRQGQSTHYGQTDRQGQSSHYGQTDRQGQGTHYGQTDRQGQSSHYGQTDRQGQGTHHGQTDRQGQSSHYGQTDRQGQGTHHGQTDRQGQSSHYGQTDRQGQGTHHGQTDRQGQSSHYGQTDRPGQGTHHGQTDRQGQSSHYGQTDRQGQGTHHGQTDRQAQSSHYGQTDRQGQGTHHGQTDRQGQSFHYGQTDRQGQGTHHGQTDRQGQSSHYGQTDRQGQSSHYGQTDRQGQSSHYGQTDRQGQSSHYGQTDRQGQSSHYGQTARQGQSSHYGQTDRQGQGSHCGQSQTGETEILGQNRCSQGTRGTGRSSDGEQSGKSGRGNQQKQNQRQEFQPREEQKQNLQPWKPEADSQHHQHKLLGQIQQERPLCHEGQSGRSEQSHRQVQTRQSQDEEQSHRAEEQRHQRWDRHSREGQEGPCEAQDGRSHKEEKHHQTEDRQTSADEQKRQRQNRPTHKEDHHQQQQDKQNHEKTDRYKGSPGQQSQGPQQRFPNREKFHMNEEDHSQSSQGGRFHPAQSRGRLQKSEQGGGHPTKTANVPNPFYAYVQELKRHNY